In Aquamicrobium sp., the genomic stretch GCGATGGCGAAGGCTGAATATCTGCGCATGCGCTTCCCTCTCACGCGCCGGGACAGGCGACCCGGCAGCCTATGGCGACGGGTTTACCATTTGAGGAAGCGGGCCGCCACCTTCCGCGCCGTTCGCGGCGGCCGTCCTCGCCCAATCCGCGCCGGCACTGTGGACAAGGCATGAACCTTCTGCTATGAGCCGCTGCAATTCGCGGTGCCATGCCGCGAGGGCGCATGTCTGTTGCGCCCGGATTTCTCGAGCCAACGAAGACAGGAACGCACGTGCAGGTACTCGTCCGCGACAACAACGTCGACCAGGCGCTTCGCGCCCTCAAGAAGAAGATGCAGCGCGAAGGTATCTTTCGCGAGATGAAGATGCGCGGACATTACGAGAAGCCCTCCGAGAAGCGTGCCCGCGAGAAGGCCGAGGCCGTGCGCCGCGCCCGCAAGCTCGCCCGCAAGCGCGCGCAGCGCGAGGGCCTCATCGCCGGCGGCCGCCCGGCGGCCCGCTGATACAGCGCCCAGTTTTCGTCTTTTTCAGGCGATACCCGACGAAGGTGGGGCGATGAAAATCGCCGCCACCTTTTTCTTTGGCGATTCGCTCCCCTACACTTCGCGGGAAGAATCGCCGGTGACGGAAACGGCGGCCAGCCGGAAACGGACACGGGAATCGGACAGGGGAACCCGGCGATGAATCGCAATGCAGTCGAGACGACCGGCAGAAGCGGCCTTGCCGCCTGCATGATGATCGCGGCGCTGGCGCTCGCGGGATGCGAGACCACCACCGGCCCGCTCGGCGAGGTCGCCGGCATCGACGCCGCGCAGGGATCGAGCGAGAACATCTCGTCCTTGAGCGCCGTGATCCAGCGCAGCCCGAACGACCCGGAGGCCTACAATGTGCGCGGCACCGCGCTCGGCCGCGGCGGGCGCTACAAGGAGGCGCTGGAGGATTTCGACACGGCGATCCGCCTCAACCCGAATTTCTACCAGGCCTACGCCAACCGGGCGCTGATCCACCGGCTGACCGGCAACCAGCAGGCCGCGCTGCAGGACTACACCCGCGCGATCCAGATCAACCCGTCCTACGACGCCGCCTATATCGGCCGCGGCAATCTCTACCGGCTGGCGGGGCGGGCTGACGAGGCGCTGCGCGACCTGCAGCAGGCGATCCAGCTCGACACCACCGACCCGCGTGCCTACCACAATCGCGGCCTGCTCTATCAGGCGCGCGGCCAGCATGATTTCGCCATCGAGGACTTCGCCACCGCCATCTCGCTGGCGCCCAACTCGGCCGAGCCCTACAATGGCCGCGGCCTCTCCTACCTCGCCCGCAACGACGAGGAAAACGCGCTCGCCGACTTCAACACCGCGATCAAGCTCGACAAGACCAACGCCGAGGCCTGGGCCTATCAGGGCCTGATCCTCGAACGGCGCGGCGACAAGGCGCGCGCCATCCGCTCCTATGGCGAGGCGGCCCGGCTCGACCCGAACCTGAAGGCGGCGAAGGACGGGCTGTCCCGCACGCGCGGATAAGAGCTTTCAGCCGGCGGCGGCCCTGCCCGCCGCCGCGACCTGCCTGCGCCGGGCGATCTCGTAGGCTATAGCCCCCAGTATCGTCATCGCGATCATCACCAGCGCCAGCGCGTTGACCGCCGGCGTCAGGCCTGTGCGCACCTTGGTGGCGATATAGACGGTCAGCGGCGTGTCGAAGCCGCGCACGAACAGCGTCGTGTTGTAGTTCTCGACGGATTGCAGGATGGCGAGAAAGCCGGCGGCGATCAGCGCCGGCTTGAGGAACGGCAAGAGGATGCGCCGGAACACCATGAACTTCGACGCGCCGAGGCCGAGCGCGGCCTCCTCCTGCGTGCGGTCGAAGCGTTGCAGGCGCGCCGCGACCATCAGCATCACGTAGCAGATGATGAAGCTCGCCTGCGCCAGCACGATGAGGAAGATGCCACCCCCGACATTCAACTGCCGCCACAGCACCAGCGTCGCGATGCCGATGACGACGCCGGGGGTGAGCAGCGGCGACACCATCAGCGCGTAGAGGAAGGAGCGGGCGCGCGCGTGCAGGCTGGTCAGGATCAGCGCAGCCGCCGTGCCGACCGGCAGCGCGACGAGGACGACGAAGAAGGCGACGACCAGCGACGTCCACACCGACTGCCACATCGGCCGGTCGTTCCACAGCGCCTCGAACCATTGCAGCGTCGTCCCCTGCCACGGGATGACCGTCGGGAAGCGGCTCTCGTTGAAGGTCGCGGCCGACATCACCACGAGCGGCGCGAACAGGTAGAGGAAGAACGCCGCCATGTAGAGGCCGAACAGCGCCCGGGCGATGCGGTCGGCGGCGCTCATTTCGCCACGTCCGCGAGGTTGACGCGGGCGAGCTTCAGCGTCGCCAGCACGACGGCGAGGCACAGGACGAGCAGCACCAGCGCGTAGGCCGCGCCGCGGTTCCAGTCGCCGCCCTCGAAGAACCAGTTGTAGATGATCTCGGTGAACCAGCGGCTGCCGGGCGCGCCGAGGAGGGCCGGCGCAACATAGGAGCCGGCCGCCAGCATGAAGGTGAAGACGCAGCCCGTGGCGATGCCGGCCTTGGCGTGGGGGATGACCACGCGCCAGTGGATGCGCCATGTCGAGGCGCCGAGGTCGCGCGCGGCCTCGATCTGCGCCTTTTCGAGGCTCTCGATCGAGTTGTAGATCGGGAACAGCATGAACAGGATGTAGGCATAGACCATGCCGGCGAGCACGCCGCCGTTTCCGTACCAGCGCACCGGCTCGTCGATGATGCCGAGGTTGAGCAGCACCGCGTTGAGCGGCCCGCGGAAGGCGAGCAGGATGTACCAGGCGAGCGTGCGCAGCACCTCGTTGATCCAGAAGGGAATCGTGAGCGCGAGGATGGCGATGCCCGTCTGCGCCGGCGTCGCGTGCTGGGCCAGCCAGAAGGCGAGCGGGTAGCAGACGATAAAGGTGACGAAGGCGACGAAGGCGCTGGCCCAGATCGTCTTCAGGAAGATCGAGCGGTGGACGCTCTCGTTGAAGAGGTAGAGCACGTTGTCGAGCGAATAGACGTCGTTCGGCCCGCCGATCTGCGCCGGCGGCAGGTTGGGCCGCAAGGCGTAGTCGAGCATCATGATGTTGGGCGCCAGCACCATGCCGACCAGCCACAGGAACACCAGCGCCGTGAAGATCGTCGCCAGAGCGCCGCCGAAACGCCTGTAGAGCTCAGCCATCGGCAAGCACCACCGCGCGCTCCGGCGCGAAGCCGAAGCTGGCGCGCCCGCCGAGCTCCGGCGCGTCGGCTAGCTCGGTGCCGGGAATGGAAGCGACCAGCGCCGCCCCGTCGTCGAAGCGGCCATGCGCGAGCGCGAACGCGCCCTCGAAATCGATGCGCTCGACGGTGGCGGCGAGCGTGTTGCCGCCCTTGCCGGAGGCGAGCGCCTCGGGCCGCACGTAAAGCTTCGCCGCCTGCCCGACGCTGACGCCCAGCCCGGCCCGGCCGCGCAGCCGCCCCATCGCGCTCTCTACCACCGCGAATCCCTCGGCCACCTCGACGACCCTGCCGGGAATGGCGTTGGTCTCGCCGACGAAGCCGGCGACGAACGGGGTTTCGGGATTGTCGTAAAGGTCGCGCGGCCTGCCGACCTGCTGCAGCACGCCCGCCGACATCACCGCGATGCGGTCGGACATGGCCAGCGCCTCGGACTGGTCGTGGGTGATGTAGATGAAGGTGACGCCGGTGCGCTTCTGCAAGCTCCGCAGCTCGGCACGCATGTGCTGGCGCAGCTTGAGGTCGAGCGCCGACAGCGGCTCGTCGAGCAGCAGCACCTGCGGCTCGACGGCGAGCGCGCGGGCGATGGCGACGCGCTGGCGCTGGCCGCCGGAAAGCTCGCCGGGCTTCCTGTCGCCATAGCCTTCGAGGGCGATCAGCTTCAAAAGCTCGTCCGCCTTCTTCCTGCGCTCCGCCTTCGGCGCGCCGCGCGCCTCGAGCCCGAAGGCGATGTTTTCCGCGACGCTCATCAGCGGGAATAGCGCCAGCGTCTGGAAGATCATCGCGGTCGGCCGCTGGTTGGGACCCAGACCCGCCATGTCGCGCCCGCCGATGAGGATGCGCCCCTCGGTCGGCTGGAGGAAGCCGGCGATCATGCGCAGGATCGTCGTCTTGCCGCAGCCGGAGGGGCCGAGAATGGAGAAGAACTCGCCGCCCTCGACCGTGAAGGACACGTCCCTGACGGCGCGTGTCGCGCCGAAGCTCATGCCGATGTCCTGAAGCTCGACGGAATGCGACATTGTCCCTCCCCGATAGAATGAAGGGGAAGGGCGGCGGGCCGCCCTTCCCCGGATTTCGATCAGGCCGAGAGGAACTTGTCCTGATACTCGTTGCGCTTGGCGACGTACCAGCTCTCCTGCACCGGCCACCACCACAGCTTGTCGAGCGCGTCGCCTGGATAGGCGGCGGCGAAGAACGCCTTGGCCTCGTCGGAGAGGAGATCGGCCGCGCCGACCGCCGTCGAGTTGATCGAGGTAGCGTTGGAATAGGCCGCGCCCGCTTCCGGCGTCAGGAACCAGTTGATGAAGGCATAGGCCTGGTCGAGATTGGCTGCGCCGGAGGGGATCGACACGCCTTCCATCCAGGCGAGTGCGCCTTCCTTCGGCGCGATGAAGCCCACCGGCAGCCCTTCCTTGGCGAGCGCGGCAGCGGTCGAATCCCACGTCTGGCCGATGGTCGCGCCGTTGACGCGGAACGCGCCTTGCGCCTCGTTCTCGTTCGACCAGAACTGGACGATGTTGCCCTTGCGCGCGATCGCCTCGGCGACGATCACGTCGAAGATCTCGGTCTGGGCCTCCGGCGTCTTGAAGGCGTCGAGCAGCGGGCGCGGCAGCTTGCCCTCGGCTTCGAGCCACAGGCCGAGGCCGACGAGGCTGGAATGGCCGCGCACGGTCGCCTTGCCGGCGCTCTCCGGCTTCCAGATGTCGCCATAGGAGGCCGAGCCGTATTCGAGCGGCTGCTGGTCGCGGTCGAAGGCGACCGCCTCGGTGCCCCAGTCGGCCGGCACCTGGTAGCGCTTGCCCTCGATCACCGCGCCGAGATTGGCCGAGTTGGACCAGGCGCTGGGCAGGCAGCGGTCGACCTCGACCTTGGACTCGTCGATCGGCTGGACGAGGCCGAACTCGACATAGTTCGGCACGCGGTCGACCGTCGGCCAGATGATGTCGAAGCCGGCGCCGTTGTTGGCGCGAAGCTGGTTCAGGAGCTCGTCATTGGTGCCGTAGGGCGTGTAGTTGGCCTTGATGCCGGTCGCCTTCTCGAACGCGCCGAGGATGTCGTCGTTCAGATAGCCGGCCCAGGCGAAAATGTTCACATTGCCCGAGGAGCTCTGGGCAAAGCCGCTCCGCACCACGAACGGGGCCGCGAGCGAGAGGCCCGCCACGGAAGCCGCACCCTTGATGAAACCGCGCCGTCTGATCGTCGTCATGTCGAAATCTCCCTCTTGGACGCCCGATGATCGAAGCGTCAGCGAATATTCCCGCCATGTAACAACTGGATGAAGCCTGGCACCATCGATCCGCGCAAGCGGTACGCACCGTCTGTCGTCCAGTAGGCCGCAGGCCTATTGATGGCACGCCGCGCCGCGCCCGGCTACCGGATTGTGAGCCGGCACAAAAAAGAAAAGCCGGGGCTGGCCCGGCTTCTCGAGAAAGTCCTGCCTCTTGGGCCGTGTCAGTTCACGGCGTCCTTGAGACCCTTGCCTGCCGAGAATTTCGGCACGTTGCGCGCCGGAATATTGACGGCTGCGCCGGTCTGCGGGTTGCGTCCCGTCGAAGCACCGCGCTTCGAAACCGAGAAGTTTCCGAAACCGACAAGACGGACATCGCCGCCCTTCTTCAGCTCACCGGTGATCACGGAGAAGACCGCGTCGACAGCGGCCTGTGCGTCGCCTTTTGAAATTTTCGCCTCGTCGGCGACCGCAGATACAAGCTCGTTCTTGTTCATAAACAATCCCCTTCCCTATGAAGACCGGAAGATACGACTCACCGGCAGGACCCGAACTCTAGAAAGAAGTAGCGGCCCGACCAAGGCACAAAACCCTCCCCGGTACTGAAAATTCCCGGTTTTCCGCCGATTCCGGAAGAAAAACGGCCGGGCTTGCGACCCGGCCGTCAAATTGCGTCAAAAGGCGGTGCCGATCAGTGGGCGAGCGCGGCCTGCGCGGCCTCGTCCGCCTTGGCGGCAACCGCCTCGGCAG encodes the following:
- the rpsU gene encoding 30S ribosomal protein S21, translated to MQVLVRDNNVDQALRALKKKMQREGIFREMKMRGHYEKPSEKRAREKAEAVRRARKLARKRAQREGLIAGGRPAAR
- a CDS encoding tetratricopeptide repeat protein, which encodes MNRNAVETTGRSGLAACMMIAALALAGCETTTGPLGEVAGIDAAQGSSENISSLSAVIQRSPNDPEAYNVRGTALGRGGRYKEALEDFDTAIRLNPNFYQAYANRALIHRLTGNQQAALQDYTRAIQINPSYDAAYIGRGNLYRLAGRADEALRDLQQAIQLDTTDPRAYHNRGLLYQARGQHDFAIEDFATAISLAPNSAEPYNGRGLSYLARNDEENALADFNTAIKLDKTNAEAWAYQGLILERRGDKARAIRSYGEAARLDPNLKAAKDGLSRTRG
- a CDS encoding ABC transporter permease; protein product: MSAADRIARALFGLYMAAFFLYLFAPLVVMSAATFNESRFPTVIPWQGTTLQWFEALWNDRPMWQSVWTSLVVAFFVVLVALPVGTAAALILTSLHARARSFLYALMVSPLLTPGVVIGIATLVLWRQLNVGGGIFLIVLAQASFIICYVMLMVAARLQRFDRTQEEAALGLGASKFMVFRRILLPFLKPALIAAGFLAILQSVENYNTTLFVRGFDTPLTVYIATKVRTGLTPAVNALALVMIAMTILGAIAYEIARRRQVAAAGRAAAG
- a CDS encoding ABC transporter permease; this encodes MAELYRRFGGALATIFTALVFLWLVGMVLAPNIMMLDYALRPNLPPAQIGGPNDVYSLDNVLYLFNESVHRSIFLKTIWASAFVAFVTFIVCYPLAFWLAQHATPAQTGIAILALTIPFWINEVLRTLAWYILLAFRGPLNAVLLNLGIIDEPVRWYGNGGVLAGMVYAYILFMLFPIYNSIESLEKAQIEAARDLGASTWRIHWRVVIPHAKAGIATGCVFTFMLAAGSYVAPALLGAPGSRWFTEIIYNWFFEGGDWNRGAAYALVLLVLCLAVVLATLKLARVNLADVAK
- a CDS encoding ABC transporter ATP-binding protein, with amino-acid sequence MSHSVELQDIGMSFGATRAVRDVSFTVEGGEFFSILGPSGCGKTTILRMIAGFLQPTEGRILIGGRDMAGLGPNQRPTAMIFQTLALFPLMSVAENIAFGLEARGAPKAERRKKADELLKLIALEGYGDRKPGELSGGQRQRVAIARALAVEPQVLLLDEPLSALDLKLRQHMRAELRSLQKRTGVTFIYITHDQSEALAMSDRIAVMSAGVLQQVGRPRDLYDNPETPFVAGFVGETNAIPGRVVEVAEGFAVVESAMGRLRGRAGLGVSVGQAAKLYVRPEALASGKGGNTLAATVERIDFEGAFALAHGRFDDGAALVASIPGTELADAPELGGRASFGFAPERAVVLADG
- a CDS encoding extracellular solute-binding protein; this translates as MTTIRRRGFIKGAASVAGLSLAAPFVVRSGFAQSSSGNVNIFAWAGYLNDDILGAFEKATGIKANYTPYGTNDELLNQLRANNGAGFDIIWPTVDRVPNYVEFGLVQPIDESKVEVDRCLPSAWSNSANLGAVIEGKRYQVPADWGTEAVAFDRDQQPLEYGSASYGDIWKPESAGKATVRGHSSLVGLGLWLEAEGKLPRPLLDAFKTPEAQTEIFDVIVAEAIARKGNIVQFWSNENEAQGAFRVNGATIGQTWDSTAAALAKEGLPVGFIAPKEGALAWMEGVSIPSGAANLDQAYAFINWFLTPEAGAAYSNATSINSTAVGAADLLSDEAKAFFAAAYPGDALDKLWWWPVQESWYVAKRNEYQDKFLSA
- a CDS encoding HU family DNA-binding protein, producing MNKNELVSAVADEAKISKGDAQAAVDAVFSVITGELKKGGDVRLVGFGNFSVSKRGASTGRNPQTGAAVNIPARNVPKFSAGKGLKDAVN